The proteins below come from a single Parageobacillus thermoglucosidasius genomic window:
- a CDS encoding type III polyketide synthase produces the protein MPAILSVGIAAMPYQVKQEDIKQYVKQLFAQSFSSIDRLLKVFENGEIRSRSFVRPLEWYKAEHRFAEKNDVYIESAVQYGCESIRKCLQHPAFLPKPIAYEEIDAIFFISSTGLATPSVEARIMNVLPFSPHTKRIPIWGLGCAGGAAGIARAFEYCLAFPEAKVLVVAAEFCSLTFQANDRTKSNLIGTSLFSDGVACVCIAGDKAADAGVRPRVIAAQSALMPDSEEVMGWDIRDDGLFVVFSKDIPSLIQSWLKPQVQSFLQKHHLSISDIDHFIAHPGGKKVIDAYEAALRIQKEKTTVSFQVLQEFGNMSSATVYMVLERFMKTSIPAGDYGLLIALGPGFSAEMILLKWE, from the coding sequence ATGCCAGCAATCTTATCTGTCGGAATCGCGGCAATGCCTTATCAAGTTAAGCAAGAAGACATAAAGCAATATGTTAAGCAGTTATTTGCGCAATCGTTTTCTTCGATAGACCGGCTTTTAAAAGTGTTTGAAAACGGAGAAATCCGATCGCGGTCATTCGTCCGGCCGCTGGAATGGTATAAAGCGGAACACCGGTTTGCGGAAAAAAATGATGTTTATATAGAAAGCGCGGTTCAATACGGATGTGAGTCGATCCGGAAATGTTTGCAGCATCCGGCATTTTTGCCAAAACCAATCGCATATGAGGAAATAGACGCGATTTTCTTTATCTCCTCAACAGGTTTAGCGACTCCAAGCGTGGAAGCGCGCATCATGAATGTGCTGCCATTTTCCCCGCATACGAAGCGGATTCCGATTTGGGGGCTAGGATGTGCGGGAGGAGCAGCGGGCATTGCGCGTGCCTTTGAATATTGTCTGGCGTTTCCCGAGGCAAAAGTGCTGGTGGTTGCGGCGGAATTTTGCAGTTTAACGTTTCAGGCAAATGATCGTACGAAAAGCAATTTAATTGGGACATCTCTGTTTTCCGACGGCGTGGCATGCGTATGCATTGCGGGGGACAAAGCGGCGGATGCAGGCGTTCGCCCGCGCGTGATCGCGGCACAATCGGCGCTTATGCCTGATTCCGAAGAAGTGATGGGCTGGGACATTCGCGATGACGGCTTGTTCGTTGTTTTTTCCAAAGATATTCCTTCACTTATTCAGTCATGGTTAAAACCGCAAGTGCAATCGTTTTTGCAAAAACACCATCTGTCGATCAGTGATATTGATCATTTTATTGCCCATCCGGGCGGAAAAAAAGTCATCGATGCATATGAAGCGGCGTTGCGGATCCAGAAAGAGAAAACAACGGTATCATTTCAAGTGCTTCAAGAGTTTGGCAATATGTCGTCTGCGACAGTGTATATGGTGCTGGAGCGGTTTATGAAAACTTCGATTCCAGCAGGCGACTATGGATTGTTAATTGCGCTCGGCCCTGGATTTAGCGCGGAAATGATTTTACTTAAGTGGGAGTGA
- a CDS encoding acyl-CoA thioesterase: MKVVEKQIEVRYAETDQMGVVYHANYLVWMEVGRTELIKQLGFHYADMEKEGIISPVVDLQVSYKKPLHYGETATVRTWIESYDGIRVTYGYEILTPDGEIAVTGKSQHVCVKRDTFRPIVIRKYFPDWHEAYERAKK; this comes from the coding sequence ATGAAAGTCGTTGAAAAACAAATTGAAGTACGTTATGCGGAAACCGATCAGATGGGGGTGGTTTACCATGCCAATTATCTCGTCTGGATGGAAGTCGGGCGCACGGAGCTGATCAAACAGTTAGGCTTTCATTATGCCGATATGGAGAAAGAAGGAATCATTTCTCCCGTTGTCGATCTGCAAGTTTCCTACAAAAAACCGCTCCACTACGGGGAGACGGCGACCGTCCGCACATGGATCGAATCTTATGACGGCATTCGCGTCACCTATGGGTACGAAATTTTAACGCCGGACGGAGAAATTGCCGTGACGGGAAAATCGCAGCATGTTTGCGTCAAGCGCGATACGTTTCGCCCGATTGTCATTCGCAAAT
- a CDS encoding YpbS family protein has product MSEVHEAITAHIQKQHAVIKRFVQLEAERERYIDEAVMLCQKGLPFTVEKINEVTKEMNELAKHGVVPQRKYVTAEMVKEYAERLTKQGGEK; this is encoded by the coding sequence ATGAGTGAAGTTCATGAAGCGATTACCGCCCATATCCAAAAACAGCATGCGGTCATTAAGCGTTTTGTGCAGTTAGAGGCAGAACGGGAACGCTATATTGATGAAGCCGTTATGCTTTGCCAAAAGGGGTTGCCGTTTACTGTCGAAAAAATTAATGAAGTAACGAAGGAAATGAATGAGTTGGCAAAACACGGCGTTGTGCCGCAGCGAAAATACGTGACGGCCGAAATGGTAAAAGAATATGCGGAGCGTTTAACAAAGCAAGGGGGAGAGAAATGA
- the tlp gene encoding small acid-soluble spore protein Tlp yields MAHHRPNPDDRSDNVEKLQDMVQNTIENIEKAEETMQFASPEEREQIREKNQRREEAIAAMRAEIKDEAAARESGYR; encoded by the coding sequence ATGGCACATCATCGCCCAAACCCGGATGACCGCAGCGACAATGTCGAAAAACTGCAAGATATGGTACAAAATACCATTGAAAATATCGAAAAAGCAGAGGAAACGATGCAATTTGCTTCCCCGGAAGAACGGGAGCAAATTCGCGAAAAAAATCAACGCCGCGAAGAAGCGATCGCGGCGATGCGCGCCGAAATTAAAGATGAAGCAGCGGCACGCGAAAGCGGCTATCGGTAA
- a CDS encoding acid-soluble spore protein N — MSNPRGNPKHFNPNHLGTQPRAAGGNKGKQMQDQSRQHAQVIQTKGE, encoded by the coding sequence ATGAGCAATCCAAGGGGAAACCCAAAACATTTCAATCCGAACCATCTAGGCACCCAACCTCGTGCCGCCGGAGGCAATAAAGGAAAACAAATGCAAGATCAGTCTCGCCAACATGCTCAAGTGATACAAACGAAAGGCGAGTAA
- a CDS encoding cytochrome c oxidase subunit II, with protein sequence MHLHKYEKIWLAFGIGCLFVFLTVIGVSAFAEGNQPPSCLTTIDPEKVDQTPPFDKPGLVKTGNNEYQLNIVVSAFAFTPNQIEIPKGAKVTINVTSKDVIHGFEVAGTNVNMMVEPGYINTLTKTFDKTGEYTILCNEYCGAGHHVMTGRIKVVD encoded by the coding sequence ATGCATCTGCATAAATACGAGAAAATTTGGCTTGCGTTCGGAATCGGTTGTCTTTTCGTCTTCTTAACCGTCATCGGCGTAAGCGCATTCGCCGAAGGCAATCAGCCGCCAAGCTGTTTGACGACCATCGATCCGGAAAAGGTAGATCAAACACCGCCGTTTGACAAACCTGGATTAGTGAAGACCGGGAATAATGAATATCAACTTAACATTGTCGTATCTGCCTTCGCATTTACGCCAAACCAAATTGAAATTCCAAAAGGGGCAAAAGTGACAATCAATGTGACATCAAAAGATGTGATCCACGGTTTTGAAGTAGCTGGCACCAACGTCAATATGATGGTGGAGCCTGGTTATATTAACACGCTAACAAAAACGTTCGATAAAACAGGCGAATATACGATCCTTTGCAATGAATATTGCGGTGCCGGTCACCATGTGATGACTGGACGAATTAAGGTGGTGGATTAA
- a CDS encoding xanthine phosphoribosyltransferase — translation MRELMKKIVEEGKVLSEHVLKVDRFLNHQVDPQLMKKIGETFANAFRHEGITKVLTIESSGISPALMTAYELGVPLLVARKRKPVTLSEDVYTAKVYSFTKQEETEIFVSQSLLRRQDHVLIIDDFLANGQAALGLTNIVQQSGASVAGIGIVIEKAFQDGGQLLRSRGFRVMSLARIASMRDGKVQFVKEVMYQ, via the coding sequence ATGCGCGAGTTAATGAAAAAGATTGTCGAAGAAGGAAAAGTGCTTTCCGAACATGTGTTAAAAGTGGATCGCTTTTTGAATCATCAAGTAGATCCTCAACTGATGAAAAAGATTGGCGAAACGTTTGCCAATGCGTTTCGCCATGAAGGAATTACAAAAGTGCTGACGATCGAGTCATCTGGCATTAGCCCTGCCCTGATGACAGCTTATGAATTAGGTGTCCCGTTATTAGTGGCACGTAAACGAAAGCCGGTAACACTTTCGGAAGATGTGTATACAGCAAAAGTGTATTCATTTACAAAACAAGAAGAAACGGAAATTTTCGTTTCCCAGTCGCTTCTCCGCCGCCAAGATCATGTTTTGATCATTGATGATTTTTTAGCGAATGGCCAAGCGGCTTTAGGCCTTACGAACATCGTCCAACAGTCAGGCGCTTCTGTGGCCGGAATTGGCATTGTGATCGAAAAGGCGTTCCAAGATGGCGGGCAATTGCTCCGCTCGCGCGGATTTCGCGTCATGTCACTAGCGCGAATTGCGTCAATGCGAGATGGAAAGGTCCAATTTGTGAAAGAGGTGATGTACCAATGA
- a CDS encoding TlpA disulfide reductase family protein, with protein MKKFIAVILLLAITGYGIWNALAAEKAKEVGLSVGNVAPDFSLRTLDGQAVRLSDFRGKPVIVNFWTTWCPPCKKEMPDMEKFYKAYHSEVALLAVHLTSQDTRENAKSFVSEYQISFPVALDEKKKALKLYQIQTIPTSYIIDRDGVIRKKIVGPMTYKQMVEATAEFRK; from the coding sequence ATGAAAAAATTCATCGCTGTTATTTTGCTGCTTGCCATTACCGGATATGGCATTTGGAACGCGCTTGCCGCTGAAAAGGCAAAGGAAGTTGGCCTTTCTGTTGGCAATGTTGCGCCGGATTTTTCGTTGCGGACGCTCGATGGCCAAGCGGTGCGTTTATCGGATTTTCGCGGGAAGCCGGTTATCGTCAACTTTTGGACGACATGGTGCCCGCCATGTAAAAAAGAAATGCCTGATATGGAAAAATTTTATAAAGCTTACCATTCTGAAGTGGCATTGCTTGCTGTTCATTTAACGTCGCAAGATACTCGTGAAAATGCAAAGTCATTTGTCAGCGAATATCAAATATCATTCCCGGTTGCGCTTGACGAAAAGAAGAAAGCGCTAAAGTTGTATCAGATTCAAACGATTCCGACATCATATATCATTGACCGGGATGGGGTCATTCGCAAAAAAATTGTCGGTCCGATGACGTATAAACAGATGGTGGAAGCAACGGCGGAGTTCCGCAAGTGA
- a CDS encoding isoprenylcysteine carboxyl methyltransferase family protein, which yields MRVVFYLFFLFIVIERIIELMIAKRNERILKAMGAREFGVRHYRWIVIMHILFLFSFAFESLAKGAALSPWWPLLSGLFAATQGLRVWTLWSLGRFWNTKILVLPNAEVVAKGPYRWLRHPNYVVVVLEMWLIPLMFQAYGTALVFSAINAVMLAIRIDMEEKALRSLTNYADLLDERPRFLPLRPVK from the coding sequence ATGAGGGTGGTGTTTTATCTTTTCTTTTTGTTTATTGTCATTGAGCGCATCATCGAACTTATGATAGCAAAACGGAATGAACGGATATTAAAAGCAATGGGGGCAAGAGAATTTGGCGTTCGTCATTATCGTTGGATCGTTATCATGCATATATTGTTTTTGTTTTCGTTTGCCTTTGAGTCGCTGGCAAAAGGAGCGGCTCTTTCCCCATGGTGGCCGCTTCTTTCCGGCTTATTTGCTGCTACGCAAGGATTACGGGTTTGGACATTGTGGTCGCTCGGGCGGTTTTGGAATACAAAAATTTTAGTGCTGCCGAACGCGGAAGTGGTTGCGAAAGGACCGTACCGCTGGCTGCGCCATCCAAACTATGTAGTGGTTGTGCTCGAAATGTGGCTCATTCCGCTGATGTTCCAAGCGTACGGGACGGCGCTTGTTTTTTCCGCCATTAATGCGGTCATGTTGGCGATTCGGATCGATATGGAAGAAAAAGCGCTGAGATCATTGACTAATTACGCCGACCTATTGGATGAGCGCCCCCGTTTTTTGCCGCTTCGCCCCGTCAAATAG
- a CDS encoding dynamin family protein encodes MGSVTQQTSLAPWLKKIIDVHDIFIAHGDETNAKKAKQLLEKAANEQFAIAFCGHFSAGKSSMINALLGEPLLPSSPIPTSANLVKVKSGQESIRVFYKHEPPAEYEPPYDLELIHAQCKDGDAIEFIEVCRQTASIPNGVVIMDTPGIDSTDDAHRLATESALHLADVVFYMMDYNHVQAELNFQFTKELTGYGKTLYLVINQIDKHRDNELSFAEFRRSVEEAFQTWGVKVERIFFTSLKAANHPHNEWDKLVKCFQQLFQTKDELLLYGVEIALKRLVDEHVRWLAEKDAEEEAAIRARLAALGSDETEKEQIRKRLNQMQEERKQLEAIHINLETEFRQELDSLLENANIMPFETRELAKAYLQSMQPDFKVGFLFAKTKTAQEREKRLEAFYKNVKEKAVSQIEWHVRELLLRFLKAHDIGDSALLHRCQQWTADWEADVLSGLVKKGAGASGEAVLHYANDVAYEVKKRYQTAAMQLFGQLLEKWQEQTEEKRRRLENEIASENEKYEWIQRIDHLQKTRKQVHEQLVRLLASDRVLEEEDHKRLAVLTAPPAMRKRKRSSLAVPAGQIQEKKHPRIQERALSQGEPARQTLQRTAERLRKAAKLVAGFHGMNRFVRELAEKAERLEHRTFTVALFGAFSAGKSSFANALIGERVLPSSPNPTTATINKIVPPTEECPHGTVVVQVKSDQQLFSDVQASLRHFGMKVETWDEAMAACGKIAGMQVDAAHDKPHHSFLQAVLSGIERMKGDLGRKLRIGIAEFAKYVAEETTACFIESVELYYDCALTRRGITLVDTPGADSINARHTGVAFEYIKNADAILFVTYYNHAFSKADREFLIQLGRVKDTFALDKMFFIVNAADLANSPEELNAVLEYVEEQLAQFDIRFPRLYALSSRFALDEKTGRKADEGYGFLTESGLRPFEEDFTRFISEELVEVAIQGAYAEMKRAHQTILDFIDAARRSNEEKAARQRALSREQTAVRELLDSVAIDHDVHAIKQEIAELVYYVKQRVSFRFNDWFKESFNPAVLRDDVRDIRQALRTCLQELLHSVGFDLSQEMRATSLRIERFLKERLHERFVEICGKLNQIHQGVPLSPPESVSFPTPEFPDGLTQIDEARFSKALSMYKNAKSFFERDEKRYMKEEMEKQIQGPIGDYVAEQEQRMFQFYKEQYAAAMKQLTSFLLQQIDDYFSGLQATLSAEVDVEQLHHCERQLASLLEEQQ; translated from the coding sequence ATGGGATCAGTCACTCAGCAAACATCGTTAGCGCCATGGCTTAAAAAAATAATCGATGTGCATGATATATTCATTGCCCACGGCGATGAAACAAATGCGAAAAAAGCGAAGCAGCTGCTGGAAAAAGCGGCAAACGAACAATTTGCCATCGCTTTTTGCGGCCATTTTTCCGCAGGAAAATCGAGCATGATTAATGCTCTTCTTGGTGAACCGTTATTGCCGTCAAGCCCGATTCCGACAAGCGCCAATCTTGTAAAAGTGAAATCAGGGCAGGAATCCATTCGTGTGTTTTACAAACATGAGCCGCCAGCGGAGTATGAGCCGCCATATGATCTTGAATTAATTCACGCGCAATGCAAAGACGGGGATGCGATTGAATTCATCGAAGTATGCCGGCAAACAGCAAGCATCCCAAACGGAGTCGTGATAATGGATACACCGGGCATCGATTCGACCGATGACGCGCATCGGCTCGCCACCGAATCGGCGCTTCATTTGGCGGATGTCGTGTTTTATATGATGGACTACAACCATGTGCAGGCGGAATTAAATTTTCAATTTACGAAAGAATTAACGGGTTACGGAAAAACGTTATACCTTGTGATTAATCAAATCGATAAGCACCGCGACAATGAGCTGTCGTTTGCCGAGTTCCGCCGCTCTGTCGAAGAAGCGTTTCAAACGTGGGGCGTCAAGGTGGAACGCATATTTTTTACTTCCTTGAAAGCGGCGAATCATCCGCATAACGAATGGGATAAGCTAGTGAAATGTTTTCAGCAGCTTTTCCAAACAAAAGATGAACTCCTTTTGTACGGCGTGGAAATTGCGCTGAAGCGGCTTGTTGATGAACACGTTCGTTGGCTTGCGGAGAAAGATGCGGAGGAAGAAGCGGCGATCCGCGCCCGCCTTGCCGCGCTTGGAAGCGATGAAACGGAAAAAGAGCAAATACGAAAGCGCCTCAACCAGATGCAAGAGGAACGCAAACAACTGGAAGCGATACATATCAACTTGGAAACGGAATTTCGCCAAGAGCTGGATTCTCTGTTGGAGAACGCCAACATCATGCCGTTTGAAACGAGGGAACTGGCGAAAGCGTATTTGCAATCAATGCAGCCAGATTTTAAAGTCGGTTTTTTATTTGCTAAAACCAAAACCGCGCAAGAGCGGGAAAAACGGCTGGAGGCGTTTTATAAAAACGTAAAAGAAAAAGCGGTTTCGCAAATCGAGTGGCATGTTCGCGAGCTGTTGCTCCGCTTCCTGAAAGCGCACGATATCGGGGATTCTGCCTTATTGCACCGCTGCCAGCAATGGACGGCCGATTGGGAAGCGGATGTTTTAAGCGGACTGGTGAAAAAGGGGGCGGGCGCTTCTGGGGAAGCCGTCCTCCATTATGCGAACGATGTTGCATATGAAGTGAAAAAACGATATCAAACCGCAGCGATGCAGCTGTTTGGCCAATTATTGGAAAAATGGCAGGAACAAACGGAAGAAAAGCGCCGGCGGCTTGAAAACGAAATCGCGTCGGAAAACGAAAAATATGAATGGATTCAACGGATCGATCACCTGCAAAAAACGCGCAAACAGGTGCATGAACAGCTTGTTCGTTTGCTGGCGTCCGACCGTGTTTTAGAAGAGGAAGATCATAAGCGGCTTGCGGTGTTGACGGCCCCGCCCGCAATGAGAAAGCGCAAACGTTCATCACTGGCGGTTCCTGCGGGACAAATTCAGGAAAAGAAACATCCGCGCATCCAAGAGCGAGCGCTCAGTCAGGGAGAGCCGGCGCGGCAAACATTGCAAAGAACGGCGGAACGCCTGCGAAAAGCGGCAAAGCTTGTCGCCGGATTCCATGGGATGAATCGGTTTGTTCGCGAATTGGCGGAAAAAGCCGAGCGATTGGAGCACCGTACATTTACCGTTGCGCTTTTTGGGGCGTTTAGTGCCGGAAAGTCGTCATTTGCCAATGCGCTGATTGGGGAGAGGGTGCTGCCGTCATCGCCGAATCCGACGACCGCGACGATTAATAAAATTGTCCCTCCGACCGAAGAATGTCCGCACGGCACGGTGGTTGTCCAAGTCAAAAGCGACCAACAGCTTTTTTCCGATGTTCAAGCTTCGCTCCGCCATTTCGGGATGAAGGTGGAAACGTGGGACGAAGCAATGGCAGCGTGCGGGAAGATAGCGGGCATGCAGGTGGATGCCGCGCACGACAAACCGCATCATTCTTTTCTTCAAGCGGTTCTTTCCGGGATTGAGCGCATGAAAGGCGACCTCGGCCGCAAGCTTCGCATCGGGATTGCTGAATTTGCGAAATACGTTGCCGAAGAAACGACCGCTTGCTTTATTGAATCGGTCGAGCTGTATTATGATTGTGCGCTCACTCGCCGGGGAATAACGCTTGTCGATACGCCCGGAGCCGATTCGATTAACGCAAGGCATACAGGTGTTGCGTTCGAATATATAAAAAATGCGGATGCGATTTTGTTTGTCACTTATTATAACCATGCGTTCTCGAAAGCCGACCGCGAGTTTTTAATCCAGCTTGGGCGCGTCAAAGATACATTTGCGCTGGATAAGATGTTTTTTATCGTCAACGCCGCAGATTTGGCGAATTCACCGGAAGAACTTAACGCGGTGCTGGAGTATGTCGAAGAACAGCTCGCTCAATTCGACATTCGTTTTCCGCGCCTTTACGCACTTTCGAGCCGTTTCGCCCTTGATGAAAAAACAGGCAGAAAAGCGGATGAAGGATACGGTTTCTTGACGGAATCGGGTCTCCGGCCGTTTGAAGAAGATTTTACCCGTTTTATTTCTGAAGAGCTGGTGGAAGTCGCGATTCAAGGCGCATATGCTGAAATGAAGCGCGCGCATCAGACGATTCTCGACTTTATCGATGCCGCGCGGCGAAGCAATGAGGAAAAAGCCGCCAGACAACGCGCGCTTTCCCGGGAACAAACGGCGGTTCGCGAGCTGCTTGACTCCGTCGCCATTGACCATGACGTACACGCCATCAAACAAGAAATTGCTGAGCTTGTTTATTACGTTAAACAGCGCGTGTCGTTCCGCTTCAACGACTGGTTTAAAGAATCGTTCAACCCGGCTGTGCTGCGCGACGACGTCCGCGATATTCGCCAGGCGCTTCGCACTTGTTTGCAAGAATTGCTGCATTCTGTCGGGTTTGACTTGTCACAAGAAATGCGCGCGACAAGCTTAAGAATTGAGCGATTTTTAAAAGAACGTCTTCATGAACGCTTTGTGGAGATATGCGGCAAACTTAATCAGATCCATCAAGGAGTGCCGCTGTCGCCGCCAGAATCGGTTTCGTTTCCGACACCAGAATTTCCGGACGGTTTAACGCAAATCGATGAAGCAAGATTTTCAAAAGCGTTGTCGATGTACAAAAACGCAAAATCGTTTTTTGAGCGCGATGAAAAACGTTATATGAAAGAAGAAATGGAAAAGCAAATACAAGGGCCGATCGGCGATTATGTCGCAGAACAAGAACAACGCATGTTTCAGTTTTATAAAGAGCAATATGCTGCGGCGATGAAACAATTAACTTCGTTTCTTCTGCAGCAAATCGATGACTATTTTTCCGGTTTGCAAGCAACACTATCAGCGGAAGTGGATGTTGAACAGCTGCATCATTGCGAACGGCAGCTGGCGAGTTTATTAGAAGAGCAACAATAA
- a CDS encoding cytochrome c oxidase subunit 2A, whose translation MAKAELQQTSPKMKEKEPPLKGTLASVFLLGFFIIFSWVSVYFLFLHRL comes from the coding sequence ATGGCCAAAGCGGAATTACAACAAACAAGTCCAAAAATGAAAGAGAAAGAGCCGCCGCTAAAAGGCACGCTCGCCTCCGTGTTTTTGCTCGGATTTTTCATTATTTTTTCATGGGTTAGCGTTTATTTCTTATTCTTGCACCGCTTATAA
- a CDS encoding FbpB family small basic protein, translating to MRKTRKVTFRELIMENKRQLLNDREAMEKIEKKLEERMLKKAE from the coding sequence ATGCGAAAAACCCGTAAAGTAACATTTCGAGAATTAATCATGGAAAATAAACGGCAATTGCTGAATGACCGTGAAGCAATGGAAAAAATCGAAAAAAAATTGGAAGAAAGAATGTTAAAAAAAGCAGAATAA
- a CDS encoding sulfurtransferase, which yields MSYIVSHEWLAERLGRENVRIIDCRFYLNDPARGLKEYRKDHLPGALYFDLEKDLSAPAGKHGGRHPLPPVEELAGKLSAAGIDETVTVVAYDDQDGAMASRCWWLLRYLGHEWVYVLDGGYTKWKKSGYPVTAEVAAVKPRSFQPRLQPSWLATVDDVRRAVQESSAIIIDSREWKRYAGKEEPIDRVAGHIPGARHMFWKDCVTDEGNWKSPQEQAERFSGIPKDAPIIVYCGSGVTACPNVLALKEAGYANVRLYAGSWSDWISYPENPIATGEK from the coding sequence ATGAGCTATATTGTTTCACACGAATGGCTGGCAGAGCGGCTCGGCCGCGAAAATGTCCGCATTATTGACTGCCGCTTTTATCTTAATGATCCAGCTCGGGGATTAAAGGAATATAGGAAAGATCATCTTCCTGGCGCGTTATATTTTGATTTAGAAAAAGATTTATCCGCTCCTGCCGGCAAACACGGTGGCCGGCATCCGCTTCCGCCCGTTGAAGAATTGGCAGGAAAGCTATCAGCAGCGGGAATTGATGAAACGGTTACCGTTGTTGCATATGATGATCAGGATGGGGCGATGGCTTCACGGTGTTGGTGGCTGCTTCGCTATCTTGGGCATGAATGGGTTTATGTCCTTGATGGAGGCTATACAAAATGGAAAAAATCAGGATATCCGGTCACAGCGGAGGTTGCTGCCGTTAAACCGCGGTCATTTCAGCCCCGTCTTCAGCCTTCGTGGTTAGCGACTGTTGATGACGTGCGCCGTGCGGTTCAAGAGTCATCAGCGATCATTATCGATTCACGGGAATGGAAGCGATACGCAGGCAAAGAAGAGCCAATCGACCGTGTTGCCGGACATATTCCGGGAGCTCGCCATATGTTTTGGAAAGACTGTGTAACGGATGAGGGAAATTGGAAAAGCCCGCAAGAGCAAGCGGAGCGTTTTTCCGGAATCCCCAAAGATGCTCCTATTATCGTGTACTGCGGTTCTGGAGTGACAGCATGCCCTAACGTGCTTGCATTGAAAGAAGCAGGTTATGCGAACGTGCGATTGTATGCCGGGAGTTGGAGTGATTGGATTTCTTATCCAGAGAATCCGATCGCGACAGGGGAAAAATAA
- a CDS encoding nucleobase:cation symporter-2 family protein has product MKTVQLGSLGIQHVLAMYAGAIIVPLIVGGALQLTSAQLTYLVAIDLFTCGVATLFQVWKNKFFGIGLPVMLGCTFTAVGPMIAIGKQYGLSAVYGAIIAAGLFVVIIAKYFSKLRVLFPPIVTGSVVTIIGLTLIPAAMNNMAGGQGAKDFGDIHNIALSFGVLLFIVVLYRFFTGFIRSIAILLGMVAGTIAAALMGKVDVSAVTEASWVHIPHLFYFGVPTFNGTAILTMVLVAIVSLVESTGVYFALSDICNRKLSEKDLASGYRAEGLAMIIGGLFNAFPYTTYSQNVGLVQLSGVKTRKVIYVAGTMLIVLGLVPKIAALATIIPAPVLGGAMLAMFGMVIAYGIKMLSQVEFASQENLFIIACSVGMGLGVTAVPNLFAELPASIRILTDSGIVAGSVTAIVLNILFHVIPNKKRIKPASSAYQQQVS; this is encoded by the coding sequence ATGAAAACAGTTCAATTGGGCTCATTAGGGATTCAACATGTACTCGCTATGTATGCAGGCGCGATCATCGTTCCGCTTATTGTCGGAGGGGCGCTGCAGCTTACGAGCGCCCAGCTGACATATTTAGTGGCGATCGACTTGTTTACGTGCGGAGTGGCGACACTGTTTCAAGTGTGGAAAAATAAATTTTTCGGCATCGGTTTGCCTGTCATGTTAGGATGTACGTTTACCGCGGTCGGCCCGATGATTGCGATCGGCAAGCAGTATGGGCTGTCCGCGGTGTATGGGGCGATTATCGCAGCGGGGCTGTTCGTGGTTATTATTGCGAAGTATTTTAGCAAATTGCGTGTTTTGTTTCCGCCGATTGTTACCGGATCGGTCGTTACCATTATCGGCCTTACGCTAATTCCGGCAGCGATGAATAATATGGCAGGCGGGCAGGGAGCCAAGGATTTCGGGGATATCCACAATATCGCGCTTTCATTTGGAGTGCTTTTATTCATTGTTGTTTTATACCGGTTCTTTACGGGATTTATCCGTTCGATTGCTATTTTGTTAGGGATGGTCGCCGGGACGATCGCGGCAGCATTGATGGGAAAAGTGGATGTCAGTGCGGTCACGGAAGCTTCGTGGGTTCACATCCCCCATCTTTTTTACTTCGGCGTTCCGACATTTAATGGGACAGCCATTTTGACAATGGTGCTTGTAGCGATCGTCAGTCTCGTCGAATCGACAGGAGTTTATTTTGCGCTCAGTGATATTTGCAACCGAAAATTGTCGGAAAAAGATTTGGCCAGCGGTTATCGGGCAGAAGGGTTGGCGATGATCATCGGCGGTTTGTTTAACGCGTTTCCGTATACGACATATTCGCAAAACGTCGGCCTCGTCCAGCTGTCAGGAGTGAAGACGCGGAAAGTCATTTATGTCGCCGGAACGATGCTGATTGTGCTCGGATTGGTTCCGAAAATCGCCGCGTTAGCAACCATTATCCCAGCACCAGTGCTCGGCGGCGCGATGCTGGCGATGTTTGGCATGGTCATTGCCTACGGAATCAAAATGTTAAGCCAAGTCGAGTTTGCCTCGCAAGAAAACTTATTTATCATTGCCTGTTCGGTCGGCATGGGGCTTGGCGTCACGGCAGTTCCGAACTTGTTCGCCGAGCTGCCGGCAAGCATCCGGATTTTGACAGACAGCGGCATTGTTGCCGGAAGTGTCACAGCGATTGTGTTAAACATATTGTTTCACGTCATTCCGAATAAGAAGCGCATCAAACCGGCTTCTTCTGCATACCAACAGCAAGTATCATAA